From the genome of Danio aesculapii chromosome 16, fDanAes4.1, whole genome shotgun sequence, one region includes:
- the rxrbb gene encoding retinoic acid receptor RXR-beta-B, whose amino-acid sequence MNSLPPSTSAVSSPVSSVDSPLSAVSSSIGSPGVPGTPSIGYGPISNSQINSSMSVSALHAVSSSDDVKPPFGLKSVSGSGPMLSQKRMCAICGDRSSGKHYGVYSCEGCKGFFKRTVRKDLSYTCRDNKECLVDKRQRNRCQYCRYQKCLAMGMKREAVQEERQKNKERDGDYECSSSANEEMPVEKILEAETAVEHRTDLHSDATGSPNDPVTNICQAADKQLFTLVEWAKRVPHFSELPLDDQVILLRAGWNELLIAAFSHRSISVKDEILLATGLHVPKDSTHNLGVEAFFDRESSHSAEVGALFDRVLTELVCKMRDMQMDKTELGCLRAIVLFNPDAKGLTSSSEVELLREKVYASLESYCKQKYPDQQGRFAKLLLRLPALRSIGLKCLEHLFFFKLIGNTPIDTFLMEMLESPH is encoded by the exons ATGAACTCCTTACCACCCTCCACTTCTGCCGTCAGTAGCCCTGTCAGCTCCGTAGATTCGCCACTGTCAGCCGTCAGCTCGTCCATCGGCTCTCCTGGCGTTCCCGGCACCCCATCCATCGGATATGGACCCATCAGCAACTCTCAA ATAAACTCTTCGATGTCTGTGTCTGCATTACATGCTGTCAGCAGCTCTGATGATGTGAAACCCCCCTTTGGCTTGAAGTCTGTCAGTGGCTCTGGGCCAATGCTGTCCCAGAAACGCATGTGCGCAATTTGTGGGGACCGATCTTCGG GGAAGCATTATGGCGTGTACAGCTGTGAAGGCTGTAAGGGTTTCTTCAAGCGCACAGTCAGAAAGGACCTGAGCTACACCTGCAGGGACAACAAGGAGTGTCTGGTTGATAAACGTCAGCGCAATCGCTGCCAGTACTGCCGCTATCAGAAGTGCCTGGCCATGGGAATGAAAAGAGAAG CTGTTCAGGAAGAGCGTCAGAAGAATAAGGAACGGGATGGAGACTATGAATGCAGCAGTTCAGCCAATGAGGAGATGCCTGTGGAGAAGATCCTGGAGGCCGAGACAGCTGTAGAGCACAGAACAGACCTGCACTCTGATGCCACTGGTTCT CCCAATGATCCAGTCACTAACATCTGCCAGGCTGCAGACAAACAGCTGTTCACTCTGGTGGAGTGGGCCAAGAGAGTTCCTCACTTCTCTGAGCTGCCGCTGGATGACCAAGTCATTCTGCTCAGAGCCG GGTGGAACGAGCTCTTGATTGCTGCCTTCTCTCATCGCTCCATCAGTGTGAAGGATGAGATTCTGTTGGCCACTGGTCTCCATGTGCCCAAAGACAGCACTCACAACTTGGGCGTGGAGGCCTTTTTTGACAG GGAGAGTTCACATAGTGCAGAGGTGGGAGCCTTATTCGACAG GGTTCTGACTGAGCTGGTCTGCAAGATGCGTGACATGCAAATGGACAAAACTGAACTTGGCTGTCTGCGTGCCATAGTTCTGTTTAACCCAG ATGCCAAAGGTCTGACAAGCAGCAGTGAAGTGGAGCTCCTAAGAGAGAAAGTGTATGCGTCCCTGGAGTCCTATTGCAAGCAGAAGTACCCAGATCAGCAGGGGAG GTTTGCCAAGCTCCTCCTCCGGCTTCCTGCATTGCGTTCCATTGGCCTTAAGTGTCTGGAGCATCTTTTCTTCTTTAAACTGATTGGAAACACCCCCATTGACACTTTCCTAATGGAGATGCTGGAGTCACCCCACTAG